In one window of Gudongella oleilytica DNA:
- a CDS encoding acetyl-CoA C-acetyltransferase gives MKQAVIVSAVRTPVGSYGGAFKDVSAVALGTTAVKAAMERINLDPKMVDEVIYGNVLQAGQGQNVARQVAIHAGIPDYVTSYTVNKVCGSGLKTVALAAQAIKAGDAEIIVAGGTENMSQAPYLLPNNRWGQRMGNGQVIDYMVADGLTDIFNNYHMGITAENIVEKYGLTREEQDELSYNSQIRAEKAIKEGRFKEEIVPVIIPQRKGDPVVVDTDEYPKFGTTMETLGKLKPAFKKDGTVTAGNASGINDGAAAIIVMSKEKAEELGLKILAEITSYASGGVDPAIMGTGPIPASKKALEKAGMKIEDIDLVEANEAFAAQALSVAKELNFDMEKVNVNGGAIAIGHPIGASGARILVTLLHEMEKRDAKNGLATLCIGGGQGIAMVVKR, from the coding sequence ATGAAGCAGGCAGTAATAGTAAGTGCAGTAAGAACGCCGGTAGGAAGCTACGGCGGAGCATTCAAGGACGTAAGTGCAGTAGCACTTGGGACAACAGCAGTAAAGGCAGCCATGGAAAGAATAAACCTTGACCCTAAAATGGTAGACGAAGTGATCTATGGAAACGTCCTCCAGGCAGGCCAGGGACAAAACGTAGCAAGACAAGTTGCAATACACGCAGGCATCCCTGACTATGTCACCTCATACACAGTAAACAAGGTATGCGGCTCAGGACTAAAGACAGTAGCCCTTGCAGCACAGGCAATAAAAGCAGGAGACGCAGAAATAATAGTAGCAGGCGGAACAGAAAACATGAGCCAGGCGCCATATCTTTTGCCAAACAACAGATGGGGACAAAGAATGGGCAACGGACAGGTAATAGACTACATGGTAGCAGACGGCCTCACAGACATATTCAACAACTACCACATGGGAATAACAGCAGAAAACATAGTAGAAAAATACGGCCTCACAAGAGAAGAGCAGGATGAGCTGTCCTACAACTCACAAATAAGAGCAGAAAAAGCAATAAAAGAAGGCCGCTTCAAAGAAGAAATAGTACCGGTAATAATCCCCCAAAGAAAAGGCGACCCGGTAGTAGTAGACACAGACGAATATCCGAAATTCGGCACGACAATGGAGACCCTTGGCAAACTAAAGCCAGCATTTAAGAAAGATGGAACAGTAACAGCAGGAAATGCATCAGGAATAAACGACGGAGCAGCAGCCATAATAGTAATGAGCAAAGAAAAAGCAGAAGAACTCGGCTTAAAGATCCTGGCAGAAATAACAAGCTACGCATCAGGCGGAGTAGACCCTGCAATAATGGGAACAGGGCCAATACCAGCAAGCAAAAAAGCCCTTGAAAAAGCAGGCATGAAAATAGAAGACATAGACCTTGTAGAAGCAAACGAAGCCTTCGCGGCACAAGCCCTCTCAGTAGCAAAAGAACTAAACTTCGACATGGAAAAAGTAAACGTAAACGGAGGAGCCATAGCAATAGGCCACCCCATAGGAGCAAGTGGAGCAAGGATCCTCGTCACCCTTCTTCATGAAATGGAAAAGAGAGACGCAAAGAACGGCCTTGCAACCCTATGCATAGGAGGCGGACAAGGAATAGCCATGGTAGTGAAAAGATAA
- the murA gene encoding UDP-N-acetylglucosamine 1-carboxyvinyltransferase, translated as MDRIMVEKSPPLKGNVRISGAKNAALPILAASLLGTEDIILEDVPKLKDVEIMCEVLTSLGSKVDYLDEGVIRINSAGISNYETSYELMSKMRASFLVMGPLLTRMGKTKNSMPGGCAIGTRPIDLHLKGFRALGATIDIDHGNIGAYTEKLVGDKIYLDFPSVGATENIMMAATMAEGETIIDNAAMEPEIVDLSNFLNKLGADIKGAGTSTIRIKGVKKLGGARHSIIPDRIEAGTFMVAAAITGGDVVIENVINSHVKPIIAKLKEAGCTVEEGIDSIRVIGNSELKAIDIKTLPYPGFPTDMQAQFMALMTILKGTSMVIETVFENRFMHVDELKKMGADIKIDDRSAIIKGIKQLKGAVVKASDLRAGAALVLGGLVADGITEIENVYHIDRGYDGIEAKFTGLGAVIYRKND; from the coding sequence TTGGATAGGATCATGGTAGAGAAGAGCCCTCCATTAAAAGGAAATGTGAGGATAAGCGGTGCAAAAAACGCTGCGCTTCCCATACTTGCCGCATCACTGCTGGGGACAGAGGATATAATTCTTGAGGACGTTCCAAAGCTCAAGGATGTTGAGATAATGTGCGAGGTATTGACTTCGCTTGGAAGTAAGGTTGATTATCTGGATGAAGGAGTCATAAGAATAAATTCAGCAGGTATCAGTAATTATGAGACCAGCTATGAGCTTATGAGCAAAATGAGAGCCTCATTCCTTGTCATGGGCCCGCTGCTTACGAGAATGGGAAAGACAAAGAACTCAATGCCCGGTGGCTGTGCTATCGGTACAAGGCCAATAGACCTCCATCTTAAGGGCTTTAGGGCGCTTGGTGCTACCATTGATATTGATCATGGGAATATAGGTGCCTATACTGAGAAGCTTGTAGGAGATAAGATATACCTGGATTTCCCTTCAGTTGGTGCAACGGAAAATATAATGATGGCTGCTACTATGGCAGAGGGAGAGACGATAATTGACAATGCGGCAATGGAGCCTGAAATAGTCGACCTTTCCAATTTTCTCAATAAGCTTGGTGCAGATATTAAGGGAGCAGGGACCTCAACGATAAGGATCAAGGGAGTAAAAAAGCTGGGTGGAGCAAGGCATTCCATCATCCCGGACAGGATAGAAGCCGGAACCTTTATGGTTGCAGCTGCGATAACAGGCGGTGACGTTGTAATTGAAAACGTTATTAACAGCCATGTGAAGCCAATTATAGCAAAGCTAAAGGAAGCTGGGTGTACAGTTGAGGAAGGTATCGACAGCATCAGAGTAATCGGGAATAGCGAACTTAAAGCAATTGATATAAAAACGCTTCCATATCCAGGATTCCCTACCGATATGCAGGCTCAATTCATGGCTCTGATGACTATTCTTAAAGGTACCAGTATGGTTATCGAAACTGTGTTTGAAAACAGGTTCATGCATGTGGATGAGCTTAAGAAAATGGGAGCTGACATCAAAATAGACGACAGGTCAGCTATAATAAAAGGGATCAAGCAGCTTAAGGGAGCAGTAGTAAAGGCATCGGACCTTCGAGCTGGAGCAGCGCTTGTTCTCGGAGGGCTTGTGGCAGATGGAATAACTGAGATAGAAAATGTATATCACATTGACAGAGGGTATGACGGGATAGAAGCGAAATTTACAGGATTAGGTGCCGTTATCTACAGAAAGAATGATTAA
- a CDS encoding low molecular weight protein arginine phosphatase, translating to MKVLFVCTGNTCRSPMAEALLKTKAEVLGLPIEVKSAGIFALDGDRASRGAVEAMKNIKSLGEHRANILDLELMKWADLVLVMTQSQLFRISELYPELKDKVYLLKSYALDQNIDIEDPYGGPVSLYKRVRDELNEAIDSIIDKIKG from the coding sequence ATGAAAGTATTGTTCGTATGCACCGGGAACACTTGCAGAAGCCCGATGGCAGAGGCATTGCTAAAAACTAAAGCGGAGGTTCTTGGTCTTCCAATCGAGGTAAAATCGGCAGGGATATTTGCCCTTGATGGCGACAGGGCAAGCAGAGGTGCCGTTGAGGCAATGAAGAATATTAAAAGCCTTGGTGAGCACAGGGCAAACATTCTTGATCTGGAGCTAATGAAATGGGCTGATTTGGTCCTGGTCATGACCCAATCCCAGTTATTCAGGATCTCAGAGCTTTATCCGGAGTTGAAAGATAAAGTATATCTTCTCAAATCATACGCTCTGGATCAGAATATAGATATCGAGGATCCATATGGAGGCCCTGTTTCACTGTATAAACGTGTAAGAGACGAATTAAACGAAGCAATAGATTCTATCATAGACAAAATCAAGGGATAA
- the wecB gene encoding non-hydrolyzing UDP-N-acetylglucosamine 2-epimerase: protein MKVMTVFGTRPEGVKMAPIIKELEKREGIEQVVCITAQHREMLDQVTELFGIVPHYDLNIFKPGQTLTDITVNSLKGLEDVIRKENPDVLLVQGDTTTVFAGALAAFYQKISIGHVEAGLRSGNLYSPYPEEANRKLVGVLADFHFAPTETNRGNLLREGYPDDKIYITGNTVIDALKYAVRDEYSFSDERLNHLDFMNRKVILLTSHRRENLGEPMENVFKAVRDAIEMVPEALVVFPVHLNPKVREIANSILGDNPSVYLTEPMDYEPFTNLMARCYMAVTDSGGLQEEAPALGKPVLVIREETERPEGIQAGTARLVGTSYENVYTNLLQLLTDKEAYSKMAHAVNPYGDGNASKRIVDILTDTFMGMR from the coding sequence ATGAAGGTAATGACAGTATTTGGGACAAGACCTGAAGGAGTCAAGATGGCTCCCATAATAAAAGAGCTTGAAAAGAGAGAGGGCATTGAGCAGGTAGTCTGCATCACTGCTCAGCACAGAGAGATGCTTGATCAGGTAACCGAGCTCTTCGGTATTGTACCACATTACGACCTTAATATATTTAAGCCAGGGCAAACCCTGACTGATATAACCGTCAACTCCCTCAAGGGTCTTGAAGATGTAATAAGAAAGGAGAACCCGGACGTTCTTCTGGTACAGGGAGATACAACGACAGTATTTGCAGGAGCTCTTGCTGCTTTCTATCAAAAGATCAGCATTGGACACGTCGAGGCAGGGTTAAGGAGCGGCAACCTGTATTCTCCTTACCCTGAGGAAGCAAACCGAAAGCTGGTGGGAGTGCTTGCGGATTTTCATTTTGCACCAACTGAGACTAATAGGGGAAATCTTCTTCGTGAAGGGTACCCTGATGATAAAATATATATCACAGGCAACACTGTAATTGATGCCTTGAAGTACGCGGTAAGAGACGAATACTCCTTCAGCGATGAGAGACTCAACCATTTGGACTTTATGAACAGAAAAGTAATTCTCCTGACAAGTCACAGGAGAGAGAATCTGGGAGAGCCCATGGAAAACGTATTCAAGGCAGTCAGAGATGCCATTGAAATGGTACCGGAGGCATTAGTTGTATTTCCAGTGCATCTAAACCCCAAGGTTAGAGAGATCGCAAACAGTATACTTGGAGACAACCCTTCAGTATATCTTACTGAACCAATGGATTATGAGCCATTCACTAACCTTATGGCAAGATGCTACATGGCTGTTACAGACTCAGGAGGTCTTCAGGAGGAAGCGCCGGCTCTCGGAAAGCCCGTACTTGTCATAAGAGAAGAGACAGAAAGGCCTGAAGGTATCCAGGCCGGGACAGCGAGGCTTGTGGGGACATCCTACGAAAATGTTTATACTAACCTTCTTCAGCTTTTGACTGACAAGGAAGCCTATTCCAAAATGGCTCATGCAGTCAATCCATATGGAGACGGTAATGCGTCAAAAAGAATTGTTGATATTTTAACGGATACCTTTATGGGTATGAGGTAA
- a CDS encoding glycosyltransferase family 4 protein, protein MEILIKPFLVSALISLAATPIIIKLAPKIGAMDIPKDERRVHSKPMPLIGGVAMYLAVMISMLLFLPGSRELYGIMAGGTVIFVAGLKDDMKGMSPVEKLIFQIAAAAVAIWGGVQIDFVTNPLSWGGTVIPLSWIGVPVTLFWIVGITNTLNLIDGLDGLAGGVAFISALSFTAVALKLGVPQIGALAVMVAGACIGFLPYNFNPAKIFMGDTGALFLGFMLAVISIEGVMKSVATIAMLVPIIILGVPIFDTTFAIFRRVLSGRSIMSADKNHLHHRLLKRGFSQRKTVMILYGISGIFGLFSVLVSRVNSRQAVYMSALLFVVTIIYAVKFGLFKTTKDSKEDEK, encoded by the coding sequence ATGGAAATACTAATCAAGCCTTTTTTAGTATCGGCATTGATTTCACTTGCCGCTACTCCAATAATTATAAAATTAGCTCCCAAAATAGGAGCTATGGATATCCCTAAGGATGAAAGAAGGGTACATTCAAAGCCGATGCCGTTGATCGGCGGCGTTGCAATGTATCTGGCCGTAATGATCTCCATGCTTTTGTTCCTTCCAGGATCAAGAGAGCTTTATGGTATAATGGCGGGTGGGACCGTTATTTTTGTTGCAGGTCTGAAGGACGACATGAAGGGCATGAGCCCCGTGGAAAAGCTCATCTTCCAGATAGCGGCAGCAGCTGTGGCGATATGGGGCGGTGTACAGATAGATTTCGTTACCAATCCATTGTCGTGGGGAGGTACTGTCATACCATTAAGCTGGATCGGGGTACCTGTTACTCTATTCTGGATAGTAGGGATCACAAACACTCTTAACCTAATAGATGGACTTGACGGACTTGCGGGAGGAGTGGCATTTATTTCCGCACTTTCCTTTACAGCAGTCGCTCTTAAGCTGGGAGTGCCCCAGATTGGGGCCCTGGCAGTGATGGTTGCTGGTGCATGTATAGGCTTTTTACCTTATAATTTCAATCCTGCAAAGATATTTATGGGGGATACCGGGGCATTATTTTTAGGATTTATGCTCGCTGTGATCTCAATAGAAGGAGTAATGAAAAGCGTTGCCACAATCGCTATGCTTGTGCCCATAATAATATTGGGAGTGCCTATATTCGACACAACTTTTGCTATATTCAGAAGAGTTTTGAGTGGACGCTCGATAATGTCTGCAGATAAGAACCATCTCCATCATAGATTACTCAAGAGAGGATTTTCACAAAGAAAGACTGTAATGATACTCTATGGGATATCTGGTATATTCGGGTTGTTTTCTGTTCTGGTATCCAGGGTCAACAGCAGGCAGGCAGTATATATGTCAGCACTTCTCTTTGTAGTAACGATCATTTATGCCGTAAAATTCGGCCTGTTCAAAACGACAAAGGACAGCAAGGAGGACGAGAAATGA
- the rpiB gene encoding ribose 5-phosphate isomerase B, with product MKIGIGSDHGGFELKEELIKFMEERQIEVIDYGTHSRDSVDYPDYGKLVAEAVVAGEVDRAVVICGTGIGISISANKVKGIRCALCGDTYSARMSREHNNANMLALGGRVLGIGLATEILMAWLEGQFQGGRHQIRVDKIGEIEA from the coding sequence TTGAAAATAGGTATTGGAAGTGACCATGGAGGCTTTGAACTGAAGGAAGAGCTTATAAAATTTATGGAGGAAAGACAAATCGAGGTAATCGACTACGGGACTCATTCCAGGGATTCGGTGGATTATCCGGATTATGGTAAGCTGGTGGCTGAGGCAGTTGTAGCAGGCGAGGTTGACAGGGCTGTAGTAATCTGCGGAACCGGGATTGGAATTTCCATATCTGCAAACAAGGTAAAGGGTATAAGATGTGCACTATGCGGAGATACCTATTCGGCCAGGATGAGCAGAGAGCATAATAATGCAAATATGCTTGCTCTGGGAGGAAGAGTTCTTGGAATCGGCCTTGCAACAGAGATCCTCATGGCATGGCTTGAGGGGCAGTTCCAGGGTGGAAGACATCAGATCCGGGTTGATAAAATTGGTGAAATTGAAGCCTGA
- a CDS encoding rod shape-determining protein, with translation MSALRADVGIDLGTASVLVYIKGKGIVLKEPSVVAIDQYTNKFLAVGEEARMMLGRTPGNIVAVRPLKDGVISDYSITERMLKYFIQKALGRMWLKPRIIICVPSGITEVEKRAVMEASNEAGASKTYLIEEPIAAAIGAGLDITLPNGNMIVDIGGGTSDVAVISLGGIVVSKSIKTAGDECDEAIIRYIRKRYNMMIGERSAEALKVEIGCAYPFEEEKFMEIKGRNLLTGLPITVKVSSNDMLDALAEPVNEILEAVHEVLEKTPPELSSDISNVGIYLTGGGAMLNGLDRLIEEKTGIPTRLADNAVECVAIGTGKSLDSLAYLEKSMKDSERSKFNR, from the coding sequence ATGAGCGCTTTGAGAGCAGACGTAGGTATAGATCTTGGTACAGCCAGCGTATTGGTATACATCAAGGGAAAGGGCATTGTTTTGAAGGAGCCATCCGTTGTTGCAATAGACCAGTACACCAACAAATTTCTTGCTGTAGGAGAGGAAGCCAGAATGATGTTAGGAAGAACTCCTGGCAATATAGTGGCTGTAAGACCCTTAAAGGATGGGGTCATTTCTGACTACAGCATCACTGAAAGGATGCTGAAATATTTCATTCAAAAAGCACTCGGAAGGATGTGGCTCAAGCCTCGAATCATCATATGCGTTCCCAGTGGGATAACTGAGGTAGAGAAGAGAGCTGTAATGGAAGCAAGCAATGAAGCAGGCGCCAGCAAAACCTACCTGATCGAAGAGCCTATTGCAGCAGCTATTGGTGCAGGTCTTGACATTACTCTGCCAAACGGGAATATGATAGTAGACATTGGCGGAGGAACCTCAGATGTTGCCGTTATATCACTTGGTGGAATAGTCGTAAGCAAATCCATTAAAACTGCCGGAGATGAATGTGACGAAGCTATAATAAGATACATCAGAAAGAGATACAATATGATGATAGGCGAGAGGTCTGCAGAAGCCTTAAAGGTCGAAATCGGCTGCGCATATCCATTTGAAGAAGAAAAGTTTATGGAAATAAAGGGAAGAAACCTTCTTACAGGCTTACCTATAACGGTTAAAGTTTCATCAAACGACATGCTGGACGCACTTGCAGAGCCGGTCAATGAGATCCTGGAAGCTGTACATGAGGTCCTTGAAAAAACCCCGCCTGAATTGTCTTCAGACATAAGCAATGTAGGTATCTATCTAACAGGCGGCGGTGCAATGCTTAATGGCCTCGACAGGCTAATAGAAGAGAAGACAGGTATTCCTACACGTCTTGCTGACAATGCAGTGGAATGTGTAGCTATAGGAACGGGGAAATCACTTGACTCACTTGCATATCTGGAGAAGAGCATGAAGGATAGCGAAAGATCAAAATTCAACAGGTAA
- the atoD gene encoding acetate CoA-transferase subunit alpha yields the protein MHKQITMEQAVDMVKDGMTIMVGGFLGCGNPHRIIDKLVEKGVKDLTLICNDTSFPEFGVGKMVVNKQFKKIMASHIGTNPETGRQMNEKETEVILIPQGTLAEQVRAGGAGLGGILTPTGVGTVVEEGKQKIELDGVEYLLERPLKADIAIIAAQTADKFGNLVYFGATRNFNHLMATAADIVIAEVEEIVEVGELDPNHVVTPGIFVTHLVNGGAN from the coding sequence ATGCACAAACAAATAACGATGGAGCAGGCAGTCGACATGGTAAAAGACGGCATGACCATAATGGTCGGCGGTTTTCTGGGCTGTGGCAATCCCCACAGGATAATAGACAAGCTCGTAGAAAAAGGAGTAAAAGACCTGACCCTGATCTGCAACGACACCTCCTTCCCCGAATTCGGAGTAGGTAAAATGGTAGTAAACAAACAATTCAAAAAGATAATGGCATCCCATATAGGGACAAACCCAGAGACAGGAAGACAAATGAACGAAAAAGAAACAGAAGTCATCCTGATACCCCAAGGCACCCTTGCAGAGCAGGTAAGAGCAGGAGGGGCAGGCCTTGGAGGAATACTGACCCCCACAGGAGTCGGGACAGTAGTAGAAGAAGGCAAACAAAAGATAGAGCTTGACGGAGTAGAATACCTTCTTGAAAGACCACTAAAAGCAGACATAGCAATAATAGCGGCACAGACAGCAGACAAATTCGGCAACCTCGTATACTTCGGGGCAACAAGAAACTTCAACCACCTCATGGCAACAGCAGCAGACATAGTAATAGCAGAGGTAGAAGAAATAGTAGAGGTAGGAGAACTGGATCCCAACCACGTAGTCACCCCCGGTATATTCGTAACACACCTTGTAAACGGAGGTGCAAACTAA
- a CDS encoding L-threonylcarbamoyladenylate synthase, translated as MDTKVININSTEPEEELIQAAAALIRDGELVAFPTETVYGLGADGLNEDAVNKIFLSKGRPQDNPLILHVDSVDMLEQLVMEIPFAARLCIEKFWPGPLTILFRRREIVPDIVTAGLETVAIRMPSHPIALRLISLSGTPIAAPSANSSGKPSPTRAEHVLEDMDGKIPMIIDGGETGVGLESTVLDLTGDKPMILRPGGVTLEDVRMLLPNAIVDPALGPSNEDMVPKSPGQKYRHYAPKAQMILVSGENKKIVDEINRLTTEAVLKGMKVGIMCCTENKGSYSAHMVADMGSCVDKETIAHNLFHIIRDLDRTKVDLIICEAVGEDEIGLAIMNRLLKAAGGKLVKV; from the coding sequence ATGGATACCAAAGTAATTAATATCAACAGCACAGAGCCAGAGGAAGAGTTGATACAGGCAGCAGCAGCTTTAATAAGGGACGGTGAGCTTGTGGCATTCCCAACGGAGACAGTATACGGACTGGGCGCTGATGGACTCAATGAGGATGCAGTTAATAAGATATTTCTATCAAAGGGAAGACCTCAGGATAACCCATTGATACTTCACGTCGATTCTGTAGATATGCTGGAGCAGCTGGTAATGGAAATTCCATTTGCAGCAAGACTATGTATTGAGAAATTTTGGCCTGGACCTCTCACGATATTATTCAGACGAAGAGAGATAGTGCCAGATATAGTAACAGCAGGACTTGAAACCGTCGCCATCAGGATGCCAAGCCATCCCATAGCTCTTAGGCTCATTAGCTTAAGCGGAACACCGATAGCTGCACCCTCTGCAAACAGCTCAGGTAAGCCCAGCCCTACCAGGGCTGAGCACGTCCTTGAGGATATGGATGGCAAGATCCCAATGATAATTGACGGAGGTGAAACAGGCGTTGGTCTTGAATCCACCGTACTCGACCTTACCGGAGACAAGCCGATGATCCTGAGGCCGGGAGGAGTAACACTTGAGGATGTCAGGATGCTTCTTCCAAACGCAATTGTGGACCCTGCCTTGGGCCCATCAAACGAGGATATGGTCCCAAAATCCCCTGGTCAAAAGTACAGGCATTATGCGCCCAAGGCTCAGATGATCCTGGTTTCGGGGGAGAATAAAAAAATAGTTGACGAGATAAATCGATTGACAACAGAGGCTGTGCTTAAGGGCATGAAGGTAGGTATAATGTGCTGCACAGAAAACAAGGGCAGCTATTCTGCTCACATGGTGGCTGATATGGGGTCTTGTGTGGACAAGGAAACGATCGCCCACAACTTGTTTCATATCATAAGAGATCTGGACAGAACAAAGGTTGACCTAATAATTTGCGAGGCTGTAGGGGAGGATGAGATTGGACTTGCAATCATGAACAGACTCCTGAAGGCGGCAGGAGGAAAGCTTGTAAAGGTATAG
- a CDS encoding 3-oxoacid CoA-transferase subunit B, which translates to MDKNMIKEFIAKRVARMLKDGDVVNLGIGMPTLVANYLPEGANIFLQSENGFIGVGPAPEQGKEDKNIVNAGGQCVTILPGGVFFDSATSFGIIRGGHVDMTVLGALQVDEKGNLANWMIPGKMVPGMGGAMDLVTGAKKVTIAMEHTAKGAPKILKECTLPLTAAHQVDYIVTEMGFMEVTKEGIVLREINPEFTVEEVQAATEATLIIPEDMKQMEV; encoded by the coding sequence ATGGATAAAAACATGATAAAAGAATTCATAGCAAAAAGAGTAGCAAGAATGCTAAAAGACGGAGACGTAGTAAACCTGGGGATAGGGATGCCAACCCTTGTAGCAAACTACCTTCCTGAAGGAGCCAACATATTCCTCCAGTCAGAAAACGGCTTCATAGGAGTAGGCCCGGCACCGGAGCAAGGCAAAGAAGACAAGAACATAGTAAATGCAGGAGGTCAATGCGTAACCATCCTACCCGGCGGAGTATTCTTCGACTCAGCAACCTCATTTGGCATCATAAGGGGAGGCCATGTAGACATGACAGTCCTTGGAGCCCTCCAGGTAGACGAGAAAGGGAACCTTGCCAACTGGATGATCCCAGGGAAAATGGTACCCGGAATGGGAGGAGCAATGGACCTTGTCACAGGAGCAAAGAAAGTAACCATAGCAATGGAGCACACAGCAAAGGGAGCGCCCAAGATCCTTAAAGAGTGCACCCTACCCCTGACAGCAGCCCACCAGGTAGACTATATAGTAACAGAGATGGGGTTCATGGAGGTTACAAAAGAAGGCATAGTCCTGAGAGAAATCAATCCGGAGTTCACAGTGGAAGAGGTACAGGCAGCCACAGAGGCTACTCTGATCATCCCTGAAGACATGAAGCAGATGGAAGTATAA
- the upp gene encoding uracil phosphoribosyltransferase — translation MSKVVVMDHPLIKHKITMIRDKNTGSKDFRELVTEISTLMAYEVTRDFPLTEVEIETPITRMMSPVIAGKKVGLVPILRAGLGMVDGMLNLIPAAKVGHIGLYRDPETLKPVEYYCKLPMDVSERDLILLDPMLATGGSAIAAIEFLKRSGAQSIKLVCLIAAPEGIKAVQNAAPDVDIYLGAIDEKLNDHAYIVPGLGDAGDRLFGTK, via the coding sequence ATGTCTAAAGTTGTCGTAATGGACCATCCGTTGATAAAGCATAAAATCACAATGATAAGGGATAAAAACACTGGCTCAAAGGATTTCAGGGAGCTGGTAACAGAGATTTCCACGCTTATGGCCTACGAGGTCACAAGGGATTTTCCGCTGACAGAGGTAGAAATAGAAACTCCGATCACAAGGATGATGTCACCAGTCATAGCGGGAAAGAAAGTAGGCTTGGTTCCAATTCTTAGAGCCGGACTTGGTATGGTCGATGGAATGCTGAACCTTATACCAGCCGCTAAGGTGGGTCATATCGGTCTTTACAGAGACCCTGAAACCCTAAAGCCCGTTGAATATTACTGTAAGCTCCCCATGGATGTCAGTGAAAGAGACCTTATACTTCTTGACCCTATGCTCGCTACGGGAGGCTCAGCCATTGCGGCAATAGAGTTCCTGAAGAGAAGCGGAGCCCAAAGTATAAAGCTTGTGTGCCTTATTGCAGCACCAGAGGGCATCAAGGCTGTTCAGAATGCCGCTCCGGATGTGGACATCTACCTGGGTGCGATAGACGAGAAATTAAATGACCACGCCTATATAGTACCAGGACTTGGAGATGCGGGAGACAGATTGTTCGGCACAAAATAG